Within Topomyia yanbarensis strain Yona2022 chromosome 2, ASM3024719v1, whole genome shotgun sequence, the genomic segment ATGGTCATAAAAtagaattcatacacgcgaagttaaatacacgttagcacacgcgacatacaaagaacacgcgatcgaacacgttaacgtacaaacgctcgagcccttcgcgatgatacacgcgatcgcgaaatccattaacttttaaaccatcATCATCAAATGCAAATGTCTTTATTCATAGTCTTGACCTACCTCTTTCTTTCACTCCATAAATCGTATGATCAGATGAAGGCAGTTCTCAGTGCATCGTATTGATAATATTTACATATTTATTATGTATGACTTTTGGCATTGCGTCGTATTAAAAATTGAGTGCTTACCCCTTGCAATAGATCGttttttcttttcaaaaatCCACGCATCGTGTTCTAGATTCTAATACAAGATCTAAAACCTATAATTTCTTCTATCCCATCTCCGTCTAGTATACGCAATGAAGTGTACAAATCAACACGGTGACGTAAAAGATACCGGATATTTCAGTGTGTAATTGTATGTTTAAGCAAGTTCCCCAATCAGCTTGAATCAGAACGAGCTGCAGGAATTACAAGtttcaaagaaaataaaatcaaCAGATCTTTATCGATTTGCCAATGTACCGCAAAAGCTGCGTTCTGAACTAACGTAATAATTCCCGCCCTGTCCGTTTCGATGAACGCACACTGCATCAGTTTGTTCGTGAGGCCCGGATCATAATGCATTGAAAGCGTGTGAAAATTCAACCCACTGCAGAGGAAAATGCCTTTCCACCCCTTGTTCGGGGCGGATGACGATCGACGCCACATTTCATCCCCACTGCAAACCGAACGCACTCGGAGCAGCAAGCAGCGTTGGTCATCCCGACGCGGCCTGAGGTCCGTTAGAGAACAAACTGCGTTGGTTAGACTAATTAGCCCGACATAATATCAGTATAAATAGGCCAAACTCCGGGACCGGGTTGAGTAATCTCGGTTGATCAAGCGCGACAGCAAAAGCTCCCGAGAGCTTTCCCGTTCAATGCAAGTGATGCGATAAGTGAAAAGTTAGTAAGTGTTTCTGCCTGAAAAAGGAATTCTGCTCAGTGAGAAACGCAGGGTTGGATCCTGTTTTGGATTTTGTAAATGAAAAGGACTGTTTAACGAGATTTTCAGTGTGTTTACACCGCAATTAGGAAACGACATATATTTACAATGAAAGTGGCATATAAAGTGAAAAGTATGTTACAGAATGCTATGATCAGTTTAAAAAAAGAAGAATAACCATTATTTTGTGATTCGTGCATTCCAGGCATCGTTTGCTTCCTGTTCGTCCTAGCCGTCACCCAAAGGATACATGCGCAAAGGGATTATTGCGACAAATCTTTGTGCAGTAAGTGTGATATGTGTTGAAAACAAATCGTCTTTCTCAATATCTTGTGTGTTTTGTAAAGTAAATCTATCATTTAAATGAGTATTACAGTGGAACACGGCtaaacgaattttttttgccccgaatatttttttgtttaaattagttatggaatttgcgtttcggcttcgtctcatcagaatccgacactagcttagtGACAGGACCAGGCTAGCTCCAAAAGCAAAAAAACATTTGTGTTTCTGAACAAACCCCTAGTCCTTCATGATGTCCCACAtgaaaaggagttctgattaagctaatgagaattaatgaagtcgaaacttggtttggcgtAGCAAGCCAATGAAATATGCACTGTGCTATAATTctacttagtggagaacaaaccaggcaaaaacaattttttgcgcTAAAGAGAAAACTGCATTTATAAAGACTCAGCTCAAAtacggtagcttaacgaggccgattaTTCATTTTCTAAGTACACGGGGGAAGGGAAAGGCGTGTTTTAGGGCGGCTTCCTCCCCTCTTATGTCAGTAAgggaaaaggtaggaagtgggatacatattaggtttgttccagtacacggaagtcactccggagtaaacaggagcaaaaaatctttgctcctttttactccggtttgctaccagaagaagaaaaaagagaagaaactacaggaacgattttctccggagtacttccagtttctcctggtactggaacagacctattGTACACTTGACATTGTCGTTGGCTGGTTGATCATTGTGACAGATttcagcctgtaatcgcagagGCGAGGAAATGATCGATATTTTGGATAActattggcactctgatgctgtcatAATGTTCTGGTTGGATGGTTATCAAAGAAGGGTACCATCGTAGACTCGTGGAGTGCCAGTGCCATACTATGGATACAGAGAAAGGTTGAGTGGGTTCTACTGTGAATCGGAGAAGAGAAAATGTACTAAACTtgaacatcaatagttttcataAATATATGGATACCCAGTAAACGAAGAGGCACCTAGGCGGGTTAAACTAGATGCTGAcgatcggtaggctattgaaactttgttctaggcAACCCGCTGCAACTTTTAATgtacacggatacgaaaaactaccaaaagttgagctcttttgactcaatctcggggtatcgtggaataaggtaaaattaggtaagcCGTGTTGAAGGTTGTTTTCCTTTAATTACGGCAAAAATAACAACTCATTGAGAGGTTTTTTATATTCAACCTTGAGTTCAATATacacaaatttaagttgaatctacctaattttgagtaagCTTCAAACTCAAATGTACCTTATTCCATGGAAGACccggactgagtcgaatctctctctttgtttttgacaacactaataagtgcgaaagcgacgcaaaactcaaaactacctaaatttaagttgaaagaacttattctgtgttttttttttccgtgtaaaagtagtgtgaaaaagaaaaatataggggcggtcacggcttgccaggacgtgtcggactggcacatagggtacctcgggcccgaagggaatctattatttggaacctggcaacacagtactctgcgcacaacCAAACAACATGGTCGATTTCTTGATAGGTATTCTTACAAACGCAATGATTACTCTCAGCAAGTCGCATACGACGGAGATGCACATCGCATcgtgtaatggttggacatgagctatgacaTCGTAAAAATAAAGTCTCGGCTCGCCACcaagcccttaaaccaagcattcgttgatatcttcgggataatggaatgtagccaccgccCCAGATGCCCATGGCTCCTTGAAGTTTgtcaactatcgagcgtcctctgacgagagatactgaaaaattcattgatgtAATTAGTCTtacgtaagtgtcgccttctaatgcgtccaccttggctaaagagtccgtcTTCCCAGCAGTGTGACCTAAACCTAGGTAATCTGGTAAatattttcagataaagcactcaaaTGTTCGCGTATTTTCCCGAGGAAATACGGTTAGTGCTTTTTATGCTTCGCAGAACCGAGGGCCTCACTGGAGCTGAGACTGTcagaaacgatgaagtaattgTCTGCGGGCAAGGTGTCAATTTCAGACTTCCggagacaaaaacagtaaaactagcaaccatgaatgtaaactggcatcacggaaacTCTCATAAGCTTTGCATATGCTTCCTGTtattgtgccttgcaggataatcgctcgatatgcgattatatgaaagctcaattgagataggcgcgtgacagccgcctatataaatttataggcagctttttccttgaagctttcgaaaagcacacagctggcagaaaaataaagctccactgaaatctgcttgcggagcaactgcggctatatttgatgcgcctttcagacgcccgcaatgtgagattttattataagcgcgacaatatACTTCCCCCCACGAAATTGTAATACTCGTTTggttgcactttttgacagtccggcTTTGATTTTTGACGCTTTGCTAGTCTGTGCAAAAAGTGTCTGTAGTGTCAATGATCctaagagtatactgaatgacagctaattctgcgacgtaaattgaagcaggatcactgagtttgaatgaggcagtaACATTTTGGTTGAAGTTACCGAAGCCTGTGTaggacttgatggtatttattatGAACAATATTTGAGATCACTTGTGGGTGAATATGATCCAGGATTCcacatggatgtgtcgaaaaatacagttgaatcagaagtatctaagagatgagcatgCTTAAAGTTAAACAAAGATGAATtcacgcgtgttttttgaaaagggccaataagcatactgtcaaaatttactttgagaggaaattctggcCAAACCATCAATCGCCGATTATTAGTGACagcagtaaacgaaagagaaaacttttctcttttataaaatgcCAACGTCCACTCTTGGCGAGctacggtttgtccagaatattctctcaaagtgaaatttgacagtatgcttattggccgtttacaaaaaacacgcgagaattGATGTTTTGTGCCATAAAtagggtctgagaattaagcctTTCACAATTTTTAATCACCActgggttcaagatatcgcatcgaataaGCAATCGACATGAGAGGTTTTTAGCGGGAAGACGTCTGATAGCTTGCCGAGtatggggccgttcataaaccacgtagactcataggggggacgggggggtctagcaaaagtctatgtttgtctacgaggggagagggggggtctttgaaaaagtctacgtagacttttattttttgttatttttgtattaCTAATAATAAAtaggatttaaagagagttgtattcaaaatatcggtctattcagctaggtgtatttaagcagacacttcaaagctagttcactattgaggtaactactcgttaagcgaccactcaacccagaacccacgatttaTTTTGGAAAACCACACACGGTGTTGTTTCTTGCGTGTATttagatatagttttgatctaggaataatacaaaatgacagttccaaagacgatcgcccaaaattcctctcggcggaagattttgactgtgaaatcatctgagacaccactagttagcagacatgcatggaccattaaatgcatgaaccataaaaaggtaaaaaatggtcaaagttaagcattgtaacaacaaaacacccgatttttaacaatacgtggataatttttttttaattttttatttattgatttcggtggtttaatcagtagtgtagttaaacttctacaataaagcgtttactcgagttaatcagtttctcttgcaatcatttacactgatttcaaaatctttaaacacccgttaaattttacgtcttgacctTACGCAACTCCGCGCACGCCGTGGTTCTACTATCTactatcttcgaaaatattcggagttaaactttgatactttgcgataatactcttaggtgatacggctattaattacataagaaaaataaatatttttgggaagatttaaatagcttcgttcccataatcaaataaggcaatttagattatcttattatcttagaaatattgaaatttgttcacgaaaagtgaaatttgtgtgcatgtttggtttattattttagtctagatgatagtacacatcgacagtattattttgtaattgtttgttatagtttatcaattttgaatgcaccagtaaagCTCAAAAAGTGCTCTGCAATTCTAtattgttggtgtaggtcgcacttcggccaaaatttaagctagttatagcaatatatctttttacatatatttgagtgactaaccttgaaaagaagtattccgctacacaaacgttggaaagcatcTTGAATTGGCGTCAATTGATTTGATCagtcatagacaaaaaaccaatgtgaaaaacctttctttaatatttaaaaagtttgaaataaatcttaacgctaatttttatttgaacattataatgtgctttttgctaatttcacatttcccgcgaataaaaaaattaaaagtctacgtagacttttggcgtgggggggggggtttggtaaaagtctactaaggtctacaaggggggagggggggttaaaaattctcaaatttcggtctacgtggtttatgaacggtccctatgGGACTTAGACATGGCCTATGTAGCTAAATCGAGATGTTGATAAATCACCGTGCGAgaaatgcatgtgtttttcagataacaagtttagcaaaaagttgtttaaaattggtgaaagaccatactggtgcaacttctcacaAAGGATGTTGAtaaaaactgaatcaaaagtccCCTTAATATCCACGGATACTGATGTCatttgctctttgttagcataggacatttgaatttctgttgagagtaTCTTTGTGTATTTGACAGTaaaccatttgcttcgacccaattgtcgagccgaagcAAGATAAGTTTTtggaataacttccgaatacaggacagcattgcaatcggtcgatacgagttgtggtcggaggctggttttctaggtttttggatggcgattaCTTTCACTTATCTCCAGTCATGGGAAACAATGGTACCCTTAAGAAACTtatcaaataaattcaacaagcgtctcttgtcAGAGTTTAGTTCGTTAGttcgtcaacgaaccggcgccagtaattACGTTTCTTGGATTTCATCAAACTgttcattcgcgtttctgacGTCGtgtactgtcgatagctagcggtaacccatcgtcccggaaggtcttatacgcggcggccttctacGCGTCCACGTCTgtgcactctttgtcccaccacggattggaAGAAcgtggcttagtctgagcttgattcgggctgtcgagaatcaagccagccaaaaagctgtacgcttcctccggaggaagctcttgagtagattcgatgttgtcggatatcgcggcagagtagctcttccaatcgatattttgtatgagatcatacgaaatattgactgATTCCAATGGCATTTAGGCGtgttgattgagactacgatcggcagatggtggCTATCGTGGGATttccttccacgtgcaatttaaccgcagtgTTGTTGAGCAGAGGGACGAGTCTAAGGCGCTCTGGCGCGCTGGTGGAGCAGAAATCCGTATCATTTCACTTGTgtttaaaattatgaaattGAAGTTATACCAATTATCATGATAGAAGCAACTCCATGCtgcaccgtgagagttaaagtcagCAGTTAGAAGTCaacttctttaaaaaatgttcttactgtagacAGAATACCTAACAATAGACTTTTAAtcggatcagtaatattgataGTTTTTAATACCCAGTCCctaatgtccgagagtttgataattccagtgctgtgctTTTTCtcaaactgaaacaaaggaacacttgtgatttttgatgttctggccagtgctgggaactccttctctcagttaaatcctccgagaccaggagctacttgctaTGGTTTTGTTGAGTATAGATACAGAACATGCTCTGTATCTACTTTTGATTGCAACACTTTCAAGAGATGTTTCTTTCGGAGCctcgtcaagggacaccttctggcctttacaagaaTGTTTACGAGGgtaaatgttcctcctcttcctataacttctaggcagatgttccctcttgtgggttatcaGCCCCGCCCTCATTAGGAAGCAACAGAACATAGAGGTTTATTGAGGATGGTGACATAGCTTTCTTTaccatttctgcgaaagaacgtttgGAACGTCCCGCAAGAGAACGTCTAGGTTTCTCCCcacgtagtttgtacgcgggacatgccgggaTATCATGTAGACACTCGcgcagtaaggacacttttcagcATTCCTACTGCACTCAGCAGGCCTTATTGCTTCAATTGGTGGCTGTGTGACTCAATTGTTTATAATTAATGATCCGCGGTACAAATAAACGGACAGGCGGACGGACCTTTTGCAAAAGGATGTAGTTCGGTAAAGCGGTACAagcgaatgtcacccgataagagtttgactGGGGGTACGTTTTCGAacttcacccccccccccccccgcaaccactactgagtgcaaatgcttgcactcaagtattttcaccggctgaagtaagcggtctctaaaacagccaaccccgtactgcagcagatcctcgcatgtcataCTCTCATCGTTTACGACGCCTTCTGTTTCTACCCTTACCGCTGGAATATATACATAGTAATCTCGTGTAacgtgctcacagcaagcaatatcgtttgcctgcttttaGTTGGCTAACAaaacccttatcttgtccgagcgaaCCATTGAGATTTCGGTCACAGCCAAGAACCGTTCTGTCAGGTCTTTAGAAATCTGAAGGGTGGTTAGGAATTGAACCTGATGCAACCTCCTTTTGACCATCCGGGGGAACCATCGAAAATGTAATTGCCCGGGGTCAGCACTCGCGCAGGCGGGAGAAAGCAATAGATGTGTTAAGAAAGATATAAACCAATTATCTGTTAACTGGTTTACAACGACGAACCGTTACAGCTTATACGACTGGCTAAAGCAACACCGAGACAAAGCGTAAATCGCAAACCGCACGGAAATAAAAACACACACACTGTCTGAAAGTTACGGTAGGTATGTTATGTCAAAGCTTCCTCGAGCTGGTATATTTGGCGACCTCTCAAGGAAAAAATTAGAGCCTATATGGATTTCGGAAGCAGTAAAAGATGTCCCCATGTGGAGATCACTCCTAAGCCAAGAGAGTATAATGATTTGTCGTTCTGAGTGGCGTAGCTCTTTTTTAGTAGCTCTGAAAAAGAATGCTAAGAGCGCTTTTTAAGGTAATGCTTCAAATTCGGTTACCCGACACGAGTTTGAAAAGATACATTATTTTGTCCCGTTCTGTGCGATTGTCATTCAAAAACTTTGCTCACCGGAGCAAGTAGATCCACGTAAGACAAACCCGAATCGATGcctacaccgtcgatctcaactttgtgagcgagCATGTTGACGCGGTAGTTCTTCATGAAAGGCTTGTTGCTAGTAATGttatttgcttgctttagatagAATATCACAGTGTTGAGCTTATCTGGGCGATTTTTCGAGATATCTATTACGAAcgatataataaattgaaagtcAAATAGCGGATAGTAAAAATGGTTGTTTCTTTTCGAATCCGCATTGGTAGTTACCGCAGACCGTGTTCACCTGATAATATTCACTTGATATATGACTGAATGTTACCGATTTCCTTCGAAGTATGTGTAAAACTCGTTGTCAGCAATAGGTCATAAAAGCATCTTTGTTTTACTTGCATGTGAAAAAGGATTAGTAGGAATGCCATGATGGCACATAGACTGgtcatttaaatttaatatgCACCGTAATCAACAATTCATCAACCAGGTCACAGTTCCTTATTTGTATCCTCAATATACTGGTTTTGATATAGAGATATAGCACATAAGACTGTCTCGAATTTAGATGATAGTTTAAATCAACGATCGTTGGTTTAATGCTGCTTTTTGTACTGTTACTTTTGAATTATAATAGTTGCAACCGTTGAATATAGCATGATCTTTTCAAACTTCCGTTTTCTGACGAATGTCATTTTTGCACTATTGTGGAATACAGTTTTGAGCTTGTGTGCTTTCAAGTATGGAAATTTTATAGGACACGAAACATTCTCGGTTCagatttaacatacattttctTCTTTGActctcaagtttttttttaactctAAGTATTGTTTCATGCCTAGAAAAAAGTAGTAATAGTTAAAAACTATTTTAGATCCAGTTTGTTAAGTAGTAGTGAACTATAAATTATGTTAAAACAAAACCGGAACTTGACCTTCTTTTTCGTAAGACTCCATAGCTGGAATATCGCTGgactagtgctacgatcctacTGGCAACTAAGAATCCTTTCAATGTAGAGTTGAACATATGACAAATGGCTTATGAGTTCCCCGCCTCTGAACCCTTAGGGCAGGGCCATTGTGTTACTTGTTCGAAATATTCTCATTTACTATTCCTAACATTCAAACGATGTTTTTTTTCTCATGCAGAAAACAACTTACCTCACGTCGCCTGCGGTAAGAGTGACAACTACGGTCCCTTCTGTCCGGTCAATCGGGAGCTTGTAGTTCTGACGGAAGACGTCAAAAAGTACATCCTAGATTTACACAACCAGTTTCGGAGCACCGTTGCACGGGGTGATGCTCCCGGATATGCGCCTGCCTCCCGAATGCCCACGTTGGTGAGTAGATTGTCTGACTCTGTAACTGTAGAGGGTCCTGCTAACTAAccgcattatttttttttttttgaaaataggaATGGGACGAGGAGCTGCAGAAGCTCGCCGAGTACAACGTAAAGACCTGTATTTATGGTCACGACTACTGCCGTAATACGCCCGAGTATCCGCTGGTCGGACAAAACATTGCGGCCAACTCCTTCTACGGAATGGAGGTGACTCCGTTGGATACCATGACGGAATTGCTGTATAGTTGGTACGGCGAATATGAAAATGGCAACATGGGATACATCGATTCCTATCCACTGCAGGGACAAGATCCACCGTAATTATGACGAATTCTCGGTATTATGTAATTAATGATAAATGTTTCGTTTCCCTTGAAATGAATGATTTATAAAACAGCAAGGACATTGGCCACTTCACGCAGATCATGATGGACAAAGCAGTATCGATAGGATGTGCGATGATTCAGTACACCCAAAATGAACAAGGCCACGACTGGGTTCATCAGAACTACGTGTGCAACTATTCTAACTCGATAGCGCGCGGTCATCCGGTATACATCAAAGGAGAAACCTGTTCCAAATGCCAAACCGGCTGCAGTCAGGTATATCCAGGCCTGTGTAATATCGGCGAGGTTGTTGAACCGACGAAAACGTAGACGAATGTCGCTGACTACGAATTGAGCGCAAAGCAGACTTTCATCAGATACAAGTGTGTGGAATGACATCACTATAGCTTATCTCATTCAAGTGTATGCCCCAAGGACAATGATATAAATTATTTCATAGAAACCGACCAACGTAAAAATGTGGTATTTCATTCAATGACCCCCGTGCTGACTGTATGTATTGTCATGCATCCCTAATTCTTTACGTATGTTTTCAGAAGTGGAGATCATCAGCCGGATTCTTTTTTCGTCATGTTGAGGAGTTAATTTGCGTGTTTTTGCATTCGATTAAACACGTCCATTAACTCTGGTACATGATAATAAAAGTTAGCTCCATACAAAATGTGTAATCAGTGCTTTTTATGGGTTGATATATCCAAATAACTGAAGTATAATACTAGGCGTTTCTTATATCACAAGCAGTGTTAATGGTACACCTTCGAAGGGAAATCTGGAAGCCCAATagcaaactaaaaataattgaacGTTCTTTTCAAGGTATTTAGTAACGGTTGTAGTTCTGGTacaatacaacacaaaaccatgtttgatcaatttactataccctcaaaatattgatttatagATAAAATACTATTTTTCAGGATTTTAAGACCAAAAAATTAACTAagcggtcatttttcaaccgaattccagatatttgaatgttcTGAAAAGAAGATAAAAACGGAAAataaatggttcacaaaatcgtgaataaagtgtcaTGAATTTTGGAACAATCACATTTTTACGCTACGAAAACAgtgttttaaaaatatgttaaatttcTCTTCAGTAACCCACGC encodes:
- the LOC131678700 gene encoding antigen 5 like allergen Cul n 1-like, whose protein sequence is MKVAYKVKSIVCFLFVLAVTQRIHAQRDYCDKSLCKNNLPHVACGKSDNYGPFCPVNRELVVLTEDVKKYILDLHNQFRSTVARGDAPGYAPASRMPTLEWDEELQKLAEYNVKTCIYGHDYCRNTPEYPLVGQNIAANSFYGMEVTPLDTMTELLYSWYGEYENGNMGYIDSYPLQGQDPPKDIGHFTQIMMDKAVSIGCAMIQYTQNEQGHDWVHQNYVCNYSNSIARGHPVYIKGETCSKCQTGCSQVYPGLCNIGEVVEPTKT